The Marinitoga sp. 1197 genome window below encodes:
- a CDS encoding transposase: NWIYSNFQLSKTHATIDANVIKPCKDSRLGIAKATFNKEEFGFTYTTKGKEFGKKFYLSLDAKNDFVLDFTVAKASIHESNFFDVLFESIKSFSKILLDAAYDSYNIFSKIMSSNSIPVIDLNKRNTKYYESYNRYVMKSFRIAFKNDYKLRWEIERVNGIMDMSFGTEYVWYVRNRNYLTFAGITVVLFNLIVLFNLFHNFSLKKISNFF, encoded by the coding sequence TTAATTGGATATATAGTAATTTTCAATTATCTAAGACACATGCAACTATTGATGCTAATGTAATTAAACCATGTAAAGATTCCAGATTAGGTATTGCTAAAGCTACTTTCAATAAAGAAGAATTTGGTTTTACCTATACTACAAAAGGTAAAGAATTCGGTAAAAAGTTTTATTTATCATTAGATGCTAAAAATGATTTTGTTCTTGATTTTACTGTTGCAAAAGCTTCTATTCATGAATCAAATTTTTTTGATGTATTATTTGAATCAATAAAATCTTTTTCTAAAATTTTATTAGATGCAGCTTATGATTCTTATAATATTTTTTCAAAGATTATGTCTTCTAATTCTATACCAGTTATTGATTTAAATAAAAGAAATACTAAATATTATGAATCTTATAATAGATATGTTATGAAATCTTTTAGAATTGCTTTTAAGAACGATTATAAATTACGTTGGGAGATTGAAAGAGTTAATGGTATTATGGATATGTCTTTTGGTACAGAATATGTTTGGTATGTTAGAAATAGAAATTATTTGACTTTTGCTGGTATTACTGTTGTTTTATTCAATCTTATTGTTCTTTTTAATCTTTTTCATAATTTTTCTTTAAAAAAGATTTCTAATTTTTTTTGA
- a CDS encoding transposase, with the protein MIYSLFKEHNNNNNNNNNNIIINNYSILIIRGSQKIQKINKEKITKVCIDDFAIKKGNTYGTVMIDIESRKIIDMIDTRDVEKVAEWLKGGLTPED; encoded by the coding sequence ATAATATATTCACTTTTCAAAGAGCATAATAATAATAATAATAATAATAATAATAATATAATTATTAATAATTATTCTATACTAATTATACGAGGGAGTCAAAAAATACAGAAAATAAATAAAGAAAAAATAACAAAAGTATGTATAGATGACTTTGCAATAAAGAAAGGTAACACATATGGAACAGTAATGATAGATATAGAAAGCAGAAAAATAATAGATATGATAGACACACGGGACGTTGAAAAAGTAGCAGAATGGTTAAAAGGCGGCTTGACCCCCGAAGATTAG
- a CDS encoding IS110 family transposase: protein MRILAIDVSKSSLDFFSNFIGSGSVNNSPQGIFDLFSKALSVSKDFILVLESTGVYSFDVASYFYDNSIKVFWVKTDNMKLYRKILNRSKTDKLDARLIFDIALNFQNSLVPFVSDEETISELRYLTRLYLKFNGDINCFNNASALASYTGLTWSIHQSEKFKAQDSHLEKKGNKYLRTYLVLAANSLKTHNPIFKDYYWKKYRESNKYHHMRALVMSARKLVNLVFYLLKNNTPYVILK, encoded by the coding sequence ATGCGTATCTTGGCTATTGATGTTTCCAAGAGCTCTCTCGATTTTTTCTCTAATTTCATTGGTTCAGGTTCGGTGAATAATTCACCTCAAGGCATTTTTGATTTATTTTCTAAAGCTTTATCTGTTTCTAAAGATTTTATCCTTGTTCTTGAATCCACTGGGGTTTATTCCTTTGATGTTGCTTCGTATTTTTACGATAATTCTATCAAAGTTTTCTGGGTCAAAACTGATAATATGAAACTTTATCGAAAAATCCTTAATCGTTCTAAAACTGATAAACTTGATGCCAGACTTATTTTTGATATTGCTCTTAATTTTCAGAATTCTCTTGTCCCTTTTGTTTCTGATGAAGAAACTATTAGCGAGTTACGTTATCTTACTAGACTTTATCTTAAATTTAATGGCGATATTAATTGTTTTAATAATGCCTCTGCTTTAGCTTCTTACACTGGCCTTACTTGGTCTATTCATCAAAGCGAGAAGTTTAAAGCTCAGGATTCTCATTTAGAAAAAAAAGGCAACAAATATCTCAGAACCTATTTGGTTTTAGCTGCTAATTCTCTTAAAACTCATAATCCTATTTTTAAAGACTATTACTGGAAAAAATATCGTGAATCTAATAAATATCATCATATGAGAGCTCTTGTTATGTCTGCCAGAAAACTTGTTAATCTCGTTTTTTATTTGCTTAAAAATAATACTCCTTATGTTATTTTGAAATAA
- a CDS encoding glycosyltransferase family 4 protein yields MKMKNVLIVFPFEMKNKPFSGGIFKATLNLIKFFEENNWNIDLYIPLKNKGIKDFLDSNEYKVNVLMENFDVPRRYKDSPFFIRIFESSASVLKFMKSSKKIEKVLNNNYNMIYFQEMLGIWFLKYVNNPKTKKVVHIHSYRFLESFIIRNIVKYKIDNYANLAISPTNSILEKLNLNKAKTFVVKTPYNSKNLISYDYKINQYFINKKNKLKFSYIGRINSIKRIDLFLKAMILLGKKYLNKVEFDIVGVPNTKGDRKYLNKLKSIIFYNKLENNVNFLGYIEDIERYLKEKVNFGVLLTKSEAISMAGLEFVFNNIPVIAFDVPGNNELLEDAKGGVLIHDGDIQALSENIKKIIDNENFSISLIKSCEERKKLFSYNKFSDEMKKILIEISGNKSSK; encoded by the coding sequence ATGAAAATGAAAAATGTTTTAATAGTTTTTCCATTTGAAATGAAAAATAAACCATTTTCCGGTGGGATTTTTAAAGCTACGTTAAATTTAATAAAGTTTTTTGAAGAAAATAATTGGAATATAGATTTATACATACCTTTAAAAAATAAAGGAATAAAAGATTTTCTTGATAGCAATGAATATAAAGTGAATGTACTAATGGAAAACTTTGATGTTCCACGACGATATAAGGATTCTCCGTTTTTTATTCGTATATTTGAATCATCCGCAAGCGTTTTAAAATTTATGAAATCTTCTAAAAAAATAGAAAAAGTACTAAATAATAATTATAATATGATTTATTTCCAAGAGATGTTGGGTATTTGGTTTTTGAAATATGTGAATAATCCAAAAACTAAAAAAGTTGTGCATATACATTCTTACCGATTTTTAGAGAGCTTTATTATAAGAAATATAGTGAAATATAAGATTGATAACTATGCGAATTTAGCAATTTCCCCAACAAATTCAATTTTAGAAAAATTGAATTTAAATAAAGCTAAGACTTTTGTAGTGAAGACACCATATAACAGTAAAAATTTAATCAGTTATGACTATAAAATTAATCAATATTTTATTAATAAAAAAAATAAATTAAAATTTTCATATATTGGAAGAATAAATTCTATAAAAAGAATAGATTTATTTTTGAAAGCTATGATCTTGCTTGGAAAGAAATATTTAAACAAAGTAGAATTTGATATTGTAGGTGTACCTAACACAAAAGGAGATAGAAAATATTTAAATAAATTAAAATCCATTATTTTTTATAACAAATTAGAAAATAATGTAAATTTTTTAGGATATATTGAAGATATCGAGAGATATTTAAAAGAGAAGGTTAATTTTGGAGTTTTATTAACAAAATCTGAAGCAATTTCAATGGCTGGATTAGAGTTTGTTTTTAATAACATACCCGTTATAGCGTTTGACGTTCCAGGAAATAATGAGCTATTAGAAGATGCTAAAGGTGGTGTGTTGATTCATGACGGAGATATACAAGCATTATCTGAAAATATAAAAAAAATAATAGATAATGAAAATTTTAGTATATCTTTAATTAAAAGTTGTGAAGAAAGAAAAAAACTTTTTTCATATAATAAGTTTTCAGATGAAATGAAAAAAATCTTAATAGAGATTTCCGGTAATAAGTCAAGTAAGTAA
- a CDS encoding protoporphyrinogen/coproporphyrinogen oxidase, whose amino-acid sequence MDKKVIIIGAGLTGLTTAYFLKKNKFNNFILFEKEGKIGGYCKTIKKNEYKYDMTGHALHLKTEEIKYFLLEELSLKNELKLVGRESYIYFKNKFVPYPFQLSLYYLDYEDKYYILKEYINTYCSKIKDTTNIKNIKNFKDYCYAFFGKGISDLFMIPYNEKIWSYPAEKLGFEWMGRFVPKIDLGKIIEATLKPIKNDIGYNSQFYYPKNTGIEIIPETIYRKAQLGNNVFYEEVIKVDLNLKKVYTDKSEYKYNILINTLPLNRFLDMIQYSHELKSTITRVLIVEIENLKKEFSWIYFPQKNIPFYRIGNFKKFNSKLNNEKDLLYVEISSLYPMPNNTSKNEIVNELKKIFGNVKVNIVDDFIMENSYVVYESWRKQNLDNVLKFLEKNSIYSIGRYGAWKYDSMEGAMLDGKKIVSQISNNLFEK is encoded by the coding sequence ATGGATAAAAAAGTAATAATTATAGGTGCAGGATTAACAGGGTTAACGACAGCATATTTTTTAAAGAAAAATAAATTTAATAATTTTATTTTATTTGAAAAAGAAGGAAAAATAGGAGGATATTGTAAAACTATAAAAAAAAATGAATATAAATATGATATGACCGGGCATGCATTACATTTAAAAACGGAAGAAATAAAATATTTTCTTCTTGAAGAATTATCATTAAAAAATGAACTTAAACTTGTTGGAAGAGAATCATATATTTATTTTAAAAATAAGTTTGTTCCTTATCCATTTCAATTAAGCTTGTATTATTTGGATTATGAAGACAAATATTATATATTAAAAGAATATATAAATACATATTGCAGTAAAATAAAAGATACAACAAATATAAAAAATATTAAAAATTTTAAAGATTATTGTTACGCTTTTTTTGGTAAGGGAATATCAGATTTATTTATGATTCCTTATAATGAAAAAATATGGTCATATCCAGCTGAAAAACTGGGTTTTGAATGGATGGGAAGATTTGTTCCTAAAATTGATTTAGGGAAAATAATTGAAGCAACATTAAAACCAATTAAAAATGATATAGGATATAATAGTCAATTTTATTATCCCAAAAATACAGGTATTGAAATTATACCAGAAACTATTTATAGAAAAGCACAATTAGGAAATAATGTATTTTATGAAGAAGTAATAAAAGTCGATCTAAACTTAAAAAAAGTATATACTGATAAGTCAGAATATAAATATAATATTTTGATAAATACACTACCATTAAATAGGTTTCTTGATATGATACAATATTCTCATGAATTAAAATCAACAATAACTAGAGTATTAATAGTTGAAATAGAAAATTTAAAAAAAGAGTTTAGTTGGATTTATTTTCCACAAAAAAATATTCCTTTTTATCGTATAGGTAATTTTAAAAAATTCAATTCAAAGTTAAATAATGAAAAAGATTTATTATATGTAGAAATATCAAGTTTATATCCTATGCCCAATAATACCTCAAAAAATGAAATAGTTAATGAATTGAAGAAAATTTTTGGAAATGTTAAAGTTAACATTGTAGATGATTTTATAATGGAAAATTCTTATGTGGTATATGAAAGTTGGAGGAAACAAAATTTGGATAATGTATTAAAATTTTTAGAAAAAAATTCGATATACTCAATAGGAAGATATGGTGCTTGGAAGTATGATTCTATGGAAGGAGCAATGTTAGATGGTAAAAAAATTGTATCGCAAATATCCAATAACCTATTTGAAAAATAA
- a CDS encoding GDP-L-fucose synthase family protein encodes MEKTAKIYVAGHRGLVGSAIVRKLKELGYTNIITKTHKELDLTDQKATREFFEKEKPEYVFLAAAKVGGILANDTYKADFIYQNIMIAANVIEASYKYGVKKLLNLGSSCIYPKYAKQPMKEEYLLTGELEPTNEPYAIAKISAIKMVRYFNEQYGTNFISVMPTNLYGPNDNFNLETAHVLPALIRKFYLGKLLEEENYEKIKENIKKYPLGFGLDKKIKLNDKKSIKEILKDLGITNESITLWGSGNVYREFLYVEDMADACVYLMKNIEAEEMKEISSDYFVNIGTGKDITIKELAKLIKETIGYTGKIIHDTTKPDGTPRKLLDVSKLHELGWSHKVELSDGIGNVIRSF; translated from the coding sequence TTGGAAAAAACAGCAAAAATATACGTAGCGGGTCATAGAGGATTAGTAGGATCTGCAATAGTTAGGAAACTAAAAGAATTAGGATACACAAATATAATAACAAAAACACATAAAGAATTAGACCTAACAGATCAAAAAGCAACAAGAGAATTCTTTGAAAAAGAAAAGCCAGAATACGTATTTCTTGCAGCAGCAAAAGTAGGAGGAATACTTGCAAACGACACATACAAAGCAGATTTCATATATCAAAACATAATGATAGCAGCAAACGTAATAGAAGCATCATATAAATACGGAGTAAAAAAATTACTAAACCTGGGATCATCATGTATATATCCAAAATACGCAAAACAACCAATGAAAGAAGAATACTTACTAACAGGAGAATTAGAACCAACAAACGAACCATATGCAATAGCAAAAATATCAGCAATAAAAATGGTGAGATACTTCAATGAACAATATGGAACAAATTTCATAAGCGTAATGCCAACAAACCTATATGGACCAAATGACAACTTCAACTTAGAAACAGCACATGTATTACCAGCATTAATAAGGAAATTTTACCTTGGAAAATTATTAGAAGAAGAAAATTATGAAAAAATAAAAGAAAACATAAAAAAATATCCATTAGGATTTGGACTAGATAAAAAGATAAAATTAAACGATAAAAAATCGATAAAAGAAATATTAAAAGACTTAGGAATAACAAACGAAAGCATAACATTATGGGGAAGTGGAAACGTATATAGAGAGTTTCTATATGTAGAAGACATGGCAGATGCATGTGTATATTTAATGAAAAACATAGAAGCAGAAGAAATGAAAGAAATATCTTCAGATTATTTTGTAAACATAGGAACAGGAAAAGATATAACAATAAAAGAATTAGCAAAGTTAATAAAAGAAACAATAGGATACACAGGAAAAATAATACATGATACAACAAAACCAGATGGAACACCAAGAAAATTACTTGATGTTTCAAAATTACATGAATTAGGTTGGAGTCATAAGGTTGAATTAAGCGATGGGATTGGTAATGTTATAAGAAGTTTTTAA
- the gmd gene encoding GDP-mannose 4,6-dehydratase, translating to MKTAIITGITGQDGSYLAEYLLEKGYIVHGFVRRASSFNTKRIDHLYKDPHEKDVKLFLHYNDMTDSTNIIRLIQKIQPDEIYNLAAQSHVKVSFELPEYTANSDALGTLRILEAIHLLGLEKKVKFYQASTSELYGKIQEIPQNEKTPFYPRSPYAVAKLYAYWITVNYREAYNMYACNGILFNHESERRGETFVTRKITRAATRIFVGNQKKLYLGNLSAKRDWGYAKDYVKGMWMILQQEKPDDYVLATGETHEVREFCEKTFKNLGIKIEWKGKGIEEKGIITKIDKNKTKEIIEKIKTKHPDLKNFEIKTDHLKEGQEIIAVDPKYFRPTEVEVLLGDPSKAKEKLGWKPETTFEELIQKMTEYDLGLAIKEKHRNEWIKE from the coding sequence ATGAAAACCGCAATAATAACAGGAATAACAGGACAAGACGGTAGTTATTTAGCAGAATATTTATTAGAAAAAGGATATATAGTCCATGGATTCGTAAGAAGAGCAAGTAGTTTCAACACAAAAAGAATAGACCATTTATATAAAGACCCACATGAAAAAGATGTAAAATTATTTCTCCATTATAATGATATGACAGACTCAACAAACATAATAAGATTAATACAAAAAATACAACCAGATGAAATATATAATTTAGCTGCTCAAAGCCATGTAAAGGTAAGCTTTGAATTACCAGAATACACAGCAAACTCTGATGCACTAGGAACACTGAGAATATTAGAAGCAATACATTTACTTGGATTAGAAAAAAAAGTAAAATTCTATCAAGCAAGCACATCAGAATTATATGGAAAAATACAGGAAATACCGCAAAATGAAAAAACGCCATTCTATCCAAGAAGTCCATATGCAGTAGCAAAACTATATGCATATTGGATAACAGTAAATTATAGAGAAGCATACAACATGTATGCTTGTAATGGTATATTATTCAACCACGAATCGGAAAGAAGAGGAGAAACATTTGTAACAAGGAAAATAACAAGAGCAGCAACAAGAATATTCGTTGGAAATCAAAAAAAATTATACCTTGGAAACCTAAGTGCAAAAAGGGATTGGGGATATGCAAAAGATTACGTAAAAGGGATGTGGATGATACTACAGCAAGAAAAACCAGATGACTATGTATTAGCAACAGGAGAAACACATGAAGTAAGAGAATTCTGTGAAAAAACATTTAAAAACCTTGGAATAAAAATAGAATGGAAAGGAAAAGGAATAGAAGAAAAAGGAATAATAACAAAAATAGATAAAAACAAAACAAAAGAAATAATAGAAAAAATAAAAACAAAACATCCAGACTTAAAAAACTTTGAAATAAAAACAGACCACCTAAAAGAAGGACAAGAAATAATAGCAGTAGATCCAAAATATTTCAGACCAACAGAAGTAGAAGTATTACTTGGAGACCCATCAAAAGCAAAAGAAAAGCTTGGATGGAAACCAGAAACAACATTTGAAGAATTAATACAAAAAATGACAGAATATGACTTAGGCTTAGCAATAAAAGAAAAGCACAGAAATGAATGGATAAAAGAGTAA
- a CDS encoding WcaI family glycosyltransferase translates to MKKILIIGINYFPEITSTGLYTTELAEYLIEKNFSVDVLTGFPYYPQWKIYDSYKDKPKYFKEKINGVEIYRYKQYIPEKITAISRLNHLYDFYKGTLKIAKKINKKYDLIINIAPTLLSAKTAIKIKTKTPKSKLWLHIQDFEVDAMIESGIFENNRIIKLLGYRWERLIYEKFDIISTISNGMMKKLVNKKIPEDKIYFLPNWVDTRNLKKVDNPELRKILNIDKNLVVMYSGSIANKQDWDIVLKSIKKLKKDKDIKFVIIGNGSKRKKIENFIKENKLKNIILLDVQPKEKLNDVLSSADIHIIPQKKNVIDSVMPSKLLGIASVGKPVLVLANSKSEIYNVVKKNKLGIVLNENEYEQLSNIILSIKNKKYKLKRYGDNARRYIEINYEKKNILDRFIEKIYKL, encoded by the coding sequence TTGAAAAAAATATTAATAATAGGAATAAATTATTTTCCAGAAATAACTAGTACAGGCTTATATACAACAGAGTTAGCTGAGTATTTAATTGAAAAAAATTTTAGTGTTGATGTTTTGACTGGTTTTCCGTATTATCCTCAATGGAAAATATATGATTCATATAAAGACAAACCTAAATATTTTAAAGAAAAAATAAATGGAGTTGAGATATATAGATATAAACAATATATACCAGAAAAAATTACAGCTATTAGCAGATTGAATCATTTATATGATTTTTATAAAGGAACACTAAAAATAGCTAAGAAGATTAATAAGAAATATGATTTAATAATAAATATCGCTCCTACTTTATTATCGGCAAAAACAGCTATAAAAATTAAAACAAAAACTCCTAAATCTAAATTATGGTTGCATATTCAAGATTTTGAAGTTGATGCAATGATCGAATCTGGTATTTTCGAAAATAATAGAATAATAAAATTATTAGGATATAGATGGGAAAGATTAATTTACGAGAAATTTGATATAATAAGTACAATAAGCAATGGAATGATGAAAAAGTTAGTAAATAAAAAAATACCAGAAGATAAGATATATTTTTTACCAAATTGGGTTGATACTAGGAATTTGAAAAAAGTTGATAATCCAGAATTAAGAAAAATACTTAATATTGATAAAAATTTGGTTGTTATGTATTCAGGAAGCATTGCTAATAAGCAAGATTGGGATATTGTTTTGAAATCTATAAAAAAGTTAAAAAAAGATAAAGATATAAAATTTGTAATAATTGGAAATGGTTCTAAAAGAAAGAAAATAGAAAATTTTATTAAGGAAAATAAGTTGAAAAATATAATATTGTTAGATGTTCAACCAAAAGAGAAGTTAAATGATGTTTTATCATCAGCAGATATTCATATTATACCTCAAAAGAAGAATGTTATCGATAGTGTTATGCCTTCAAAATTGTTGGGAATAGCTTCTGTTGGGAAACCTGTTTTAGTTTTAGCAAATAGTAAAAGTGAAATATATAATGTCGTAAAGAAAAATAAATTAGGAATAGTATTGAATGAAAATGAATATGAACAATTATCAAATATAATTTTAAGCATAAAAAATAAGAAATATAAACTTAAAAGATATGGAGATAATGCTAGAAGATATATAGAAATTAATTATGAAAAAAAAAATATTTTAGATAGATTTATAGAAAAAATTTACAAGCTCTGA